The proteins below come from a single Necator americanus strain Aroian chromosome V, whole genome shotgun sequence genomic window:
- a CDS encoding hypothetical protein (NECATOR_CHRV.G20898.T1), translating into MDSATTVKLICGIFLSISIVSSVLACALWDFQEQTSTNNALYISGLLLAFVLNSGIAYCLLAGIVQQKSSMFFPYIVCASIHSVVSMFVSAFFLGSIIYSMREEKRSDHFYISALFLILFVFWRWSLKTVKSYRDYVRKISGDHVIFTNPEFV; encoded by the exons ATGGATTCGGCAACGACCGTGAAACTAATTTGTGGTATTTTTCTTAGTATTTCTATTGTTTCCTCCGTCTTAGCTTGTGCACTATGGGATTTTCAAGAGCAAACTTCGACAAATAATGCTTTATACataa GTGGCCTTCTCCTAGCGTTTGTGCTTAATTCCGGAATAGCGTATTGCCTTCTTGCGGGTATCGTGCAACAGAAGTCGTCAATGTTTTTCCCCTACATTGTATGCGCATCTATTCATAGTGTTGTCAG cATGTTCGTCTCCGCTTTCTTCCTCGGATCCATCATCTATTCTATGAGAGAGGAAAAACGATCGGATCATTTTTATATATCCGCattgtttctaattttatttgttttttggcGTTGGAGTTTGAAGACAGTGAAATCGTATCGAGATTATGTGAGGAAAATTTCCGGCGACCACGTTATTTTCACTAATCCAGAGTTTGTCTGA